One part of the Moorena sp. SIOASIH genome encodes these proteins:
- a CDS encoding SPFH domain-containing protein, which yields MERIQEIPTFKINGFAALVGIIAIASFGVWLGKGLVGFSNINDLLIYTNNLFGIGLVIVALVALKGFLTVQPNQARVLVFLGSYVGSVRTSGFWWVNPFASKQLVSLRVRNFNSDKLKVNDAKGNPIEIAAVVVWRVVDSAKATFDVNSYVDFVAIQSETAIRGLASRYPYDTNQEKLASLRGSPEEIAAALKEELQARLEVSGVEVIDSRISYLAYAPEIAQVMLRRQQAQAIIAARQEIIEGALSMVEMSIKRLKDHQIIELDEETKAAMINNLLVVLTAEQNIQPVVNTGSLKL from the coding sequence ATGGAACGTATTCAGGAAATTCCTACCTTTAAAATTAATGGTTTTGCTGCTCTGGTAGGGATTATTGCGATCGCTAGTTTTGGTGTGTGGTTAGGTAAAGGTCTTGTGGGGTTTTCCAATATCAACGACTTATTGATCTATACCAACAACTTATTTGGTATTGGTCTAGTGATCGTAGCCTTGGTTGCCCTAAAAGGCTTTCTGACTGTGCAGCCTAACCAAGCCCGAGTGCTAGTGTTTTTAGGGAGCTACGTTGGCAGTGTCCGTACCTCTGGCTTTTGGTGGGTTAACCCTTTCGCCTCCAAGCAACTGGTTTCTCTTCGAGTGCGTAATTTCAACAGCGATAAGCTGAAGGTAAATGACGCGAAAGGCAACCCCATTGAGATTGCTGCGGTAGTTGTCTGGCGAGTTGTAGACTCAGCCAAAGCCACATTTGACGTAAATTCCTATGTAGATTTTGTGGCCATCCAAAGCGAGACTGCTATCCGTGGTTTAGCCAGTCGTTATCCCTACGATACTAATCAAGAAAAGCTAGCGTCACTCAGAGGCAGCCCCGAAGAGATTGCAGCAGCTCTCAAGGAAGAATTACAGGCTCGCTTGGAGGTGTCAGGTGTCGAGGTGATAGATAGTCGTATTTCCTATTTAGCCTACGCTCCGGAAATTGCCCAAGTGATGCTAAGGCGTCAGCAAGCACAAGCTATAATAGCAGCTCGTCAAGAAATTATCGAAGGTGCCTTAAGCATGGTGGAAATGTCCATCAAGCGGCTAAAGGATCACCAAATTATTGAGCTAGACGAGGAAACAAAAGCAGCAATGATTAACAATTTGCTAGTGGTTTTGACGGCTGAGCAAAATATACAACCTGTGGTCAATACTGGTAGTCTTAAACTTTAA
- a CDS encoding choice-of-anchor I family protein translates to MTNYIKLSTISTFETGIFDDGAAEIPAYDTSSQRLFVVNGANNAIDVLNLSDPANPTKITEISLNDFGGGTNSVAVNNGIVAVAVEDENTQNPGQVIFFNTDGNFLNSVTVGALPDALTFTADGQKVLVANEGEPNNEFTVDPEGSVSIIDISGGVKQATVTNADFKAFNPQIDQLQEQGVRIFGPGATVAQDLEPEFITVSEDSQTAWITLQENNALAVLDINRGEITDILPLGFKDHSLPGNGFDASDQDDGINIQNWPVFGMFQPDAIASFQVDGKTFLITANEGDSRDFEGFSEEALVGDLKLDPHAFPDAAELQQAENLGSLIVTNTLGDTDGDGDFDQLFAFGSRSFSISDEYGNQVFDSGDDFERITAEFLPDDFNSDNDANNSFDTRSNDKGPEPEGVVTGVIDGRTFAFIGLERIGGIMVYDVSEPTHPTFVQYINNRDFSGDAAAGTAGDLGPEGLTFISAEDSPNGRPLLVAANEVSGTTTIYEIESILPDQSIVGDEGDNKLVGTEEDDIIKGLEGNDTIHGDRSDDLIQGNQGDDKLEGGRGHDDLDGGSGNDTIRGGRGRDDLDGGLDNDFLQGGRGNDILDGNHGDDTIKGGRHDDILDGGSGDDILNGGRGSDVMTGGEGYDHFIFKQNKSLLPGEFDVIKDFEVGVDKIEFHGWGNIDPQEWLNSVIYEGRITNTEDGTLFQANDGGKVLIEGVSVEDLSGSDFSFS, encoded by the coding sequence ATGACAAATTATATAAAACTATCAACAATTAGTACCTTTGAAACCGGTATATTTGACGATGGTGCTGCTGAAATTCCTGCTTATGACACCAGCTCACAACGCCTGTTTGTAGTCAATGGCGCTAATAATGCCATTGATGTACTGAATCTGAGCGATCCTGCTAATCCTACCAAAATTACTGAAATTAGCCTCAATGATTTTGGGGGAGGTACCAACAGTGTTGCGGTGAATAATGGTATTGTTGCCGTAGCAGTTGAAGATGAAAATACACAGAATCCTGGTCAAGTTATTTTCTTTAACACTGATGGCAATTTCTTGAATTCGGTAACTGTTGGAGCGCTACCTGATGCATTGACCTTCACCGCTGATGGTCAAAAAGTGTTGGTAGCTAATGAAGGAGAACCCAATAATGAATTTACAGTTGATCCAGAAGGGTCTGTTAGTATTATCGACATCTCTGGAGGGGTTAAGCAAGCTACTGTTACTAACGCTGACTTCAAAGCATTTAATCCTCAAATCGATCAATTGCAAGAGCAGGGAGTACGTATCTTTGGTCCCGGTGCTACAGTAGCCCAAGACTTAGAACCTGAGTTCATTACCGTGTCTGAGGATTCCCAAACAGCCTGGATTACCCTGCAAGAAAATAATGCCTTAGCTGTGCTAGATATCAATCGTGGCGAAATTACTGATATCTTGCCCTTAGGATTTAAAGACCACAGTCTTCCCGGTAATGGCTTTGATGCTAGTGATCAAGATGATGGGATTAATATCCAGAATTGGCCGGTTTTCGGAATGTTCCAGCCGGATGCGATCGCATCATTTCAGGTAGACGGCAAAACCTTCCTAATTACAGCTAACGAAGGGGATAGCCGGGACTTTGAGGGCTTTAGTGAAGAAGCCCTAGTCGGAGACCTTAAGCTAGATCCCCATGCTTTCCCCGATGCGGCTGAACTCCAACAAGCTGAAAACCTGGGTTCCTTGATAGTGACAAACACCTTAGGGGATACAGACGGTGACGGTGATTTTGATCAGCTTTTTGCCTTCGGGAGTCGTTCCTTCTCGATCTCGGATGAATATGGCAATCAAGTTTTCGACAGTGGCGATGACTTCGAGCGCATCACTGCGGAATTTCTCCCTGATGACTTTAACTCCGACAATGACGCCAACAACTCCTTTGATACCCGCAGTAATGACAAGGGACCGGAACCCGAGGGAGTGGTAACAGGAGTAATTGATGGACGCACCTTCGCTTTTATTGGCTTAGAGCGTATTGGTGGAATCATGGTCTATGACGTGAGTGAGCCCACTCATCCTACCTTTGTGCAATATATCAACAACCGGGATTTTAGCGGTGATGCTGCGGCGGGAACAGCAGGAGACCTTGGGCCAGAAGGATTGACCTTCATTTCTGCCGAAGATAGTCCCAATGGCAGACCTCTGTTGGTAGCAGCCAATGAAGTGAGTGGCACGACCACCATCTATGAAATCGAGTCAATCCTTCCCGATCAAAGCATTGTGGGAGATGAGGGGGATAACAAACTAGTTGGTACTGAAGAAGATGATATCATTAAGGGTCTCGAAGGCAATGACACAATTCATGGTGACCGAAGTGATGACTTAATTCAGGGGAACCAAGGTGATGACAAGCTTGAAGGGGGTCGGGGTCATGACGACCTTGATGGTGGCAGTGGTAATGACACCATCAGAGGTGGTCGAGGTCGTGACGACCTTGACGGTGGTCTAGATAACGACTTTCTCCAAGGGGGAAGGGGTAATGATATCCTAGATGGTAACCATGGCGATGACACGATTAAAGGGGGTCGCCATGATGATATCCTAGATGGTGGCAGTGGCGATGATATCTTAAATGGTGGTCGTGGCAGTGATGTCATGACTGGTGGTGAAGGCTATGATCACTTTATTTTTAAACAGAATAAAAGTCTATTACCCGGTGAATTTGATGTCATCAAGGACTTTGAGGTAGGTGTCGATAAAATTGAATTCCACGGTTGGGGCAATATTGATCCTCAAGAGTGGTTGAATTCGGTTATCTATGAAGGTCGGATAACTAACACCGAAGATGGGACTTTGTTTCAGGCCAATGATGGTGGAAAGGTTCTCATAGAAGGAGTGAGTGTAGAGGATCTCAGTGGCTCAGATTTCAGCTTCAGCTAA
- a CDS encoding phosphate/phosphite/phosphonate ABC transporter substrate-binding protein encodes MFRKVVTTIALIGILIPLWGCQNQSESQTKEVIVLGDIAVNPARKQRFQGVADYLAANLDQAGIGQGEVKIASDQETMAQWIKSGEVDLYMDSPYPAMYMVNQTGAKVILRRWKKGVAEYSTIFFARQDSGLKSLEDLKGKMLALEVPFSSSGYMFPLSHLMKAGMNPVEKAEANHEVPKNQVGYVFAGDDLNTVRWVLSKNVDAGATDSETFAELPESQRSQLVVLAETNKFPRQVVVAAPDMDPKVLEEVKQVLIKMHKNKEGKEILHKFKKTAKFDQFPQEAKAALAQMEEYFELVQGQDK; translated from the coding sequence ATGTTCCGAAAGGTTGTAACCACAATCGCCCTGATTGGGATCCTAATTCCCCTATGGGGTTGTCAAAATCAGAGCGAATCTCAAACTAAAGAAGTGATTGTGCTAGGGGACATTGCTGTGAATCCAGCCAGAAAGCAACGTTTTCAAGGGGTTGCTGATTACCTGGCAGCTAATTTAGATCAGGCAGGAATTGGTCAGGGGGAGGTCAAAATTGCTTCTGATCAAGAAACCATGGCGCAATGGATAAAATCTGGCGAAGTGGATCTTTACATGGATAGTCCTTATCCAGCCATGTATATGGTTAACCAAACTGGTGCTAAGGTCATCCTGCGCCGCTGGAAGAAGGGTGTTGCTGAGTACAGTACTATATTTTTCGCCCGCCAAGATAGTGGTCTGAAATCTCTGGAAGACTTAAAAGGCAAAATGCTTGCCCTAGAGGTTCCCTTCTCCTCCTCAGGTTATATGTTTCCTCTGTCTCATCTGATGAAAGCCGGTATGAATCCAGTGGAGAAGGCGGAAGCGAATCATGAGGTGCCTAAGAATCAGGTGGGATATGTTTTTGCTGGTGATGACCTCAACACTGTGCGCTGGGTATTGAGCAAAAATGTTGATGCTGGTGCTACTGACAGTGAAACCTTTGCAGAATTGCCAGAGAGTCAACGGTCACAGCTAGTGGTCTTGGCAGAAACCAACAAATTTCCTCGACAGGTGGTAGTTGCTGCACCAGATATGGATCCTAAGGTACTTGAGGAAGTCAAACAAGTACTAATCAAAATGCATAAGAACAAAGAGGGTAAGGAAATTTTACATAAATTCAAAAAGACTGCCAAATTTGATCAATTTCCCCAAGAAGCAAAAGCAGCTTTAGCACAGATGGAAGAGTATTTTGAATTAGTGCAGGGACAGGATAAGTAA
- the hpsP gene encoding hormogonium polysaccharide biosynthesis glycosyltransferase HpsP: MRILQIVPSISLVYGGPSQMVKGLSQALASQGVEITVLTTNSNGDAGQPPLDVPLDKPVEQDGYQIRYFRCSPFRRYKFSLDLLSWLWQHASEFDLAHIHALFSPVSTAAATIARKQGLPYLLRPLGTLDPADLRKKQQLKRIYAALWEKPNLAGAAGIHFTSPQEAKISERFGTASPDIVIPLGVTPPIEQQQGRARTELKIPHDQPLVLFMSRIDPKKGLDLLIPALEKLLNEGFQFHFVLAGTNPQDPSYENSIIDQIKASSLSSNTTITGFVTGDLKAALLNDADVFVLPSYYENFGIAVAEAMVAGTAVVISDQVHIWENVKDAEAGWVSPCEVQALTRQLREALQNKEECQLRGVKAQEYALKHYSWNAIAQQMIQVYHQISH; encoded by the coding sequence ATGCGAATTTTACAAATCGTCCCGTCGATTTCCCTGGTATATGGTGGTCCGAGTCAAATGGTAAAGGGACTATCTCAGGCTCTGGCATCTCAAGGGGTAGAAATTACAGTACTAACTACTAACTCTAATGGGGATGCTGGTCAACCCCCTTTGGATGTACCCCTGGATAAACCAGTAGAACAGGATGGTTATCAGATCAGATACTTCCGTTGTTCTCCCTTTCGCCGCTATAAATTTTCCCTCGACTTATTAAGCTGGCTATGGCAACACGCCTCAGAATTTGACCTAGCCCATATCCATGCCTTATTTTCCCCAGTGAGTACAGCAGCGGCTACCATCGCCCGAAAACAGGGATTACCCTACCTATTGCGTCCCTTAGGTACCCTTGACCCAGCGGATTTGCGGAAAAAACAACAGCTAAAGCGCATCTATGCCGCACTGTGGGAGAAACCGAATTTAGCTGGAGCAGCTGGTATACACTTTACGAGTCCACAGGAAGCTAAGATTTCGGAACGTTTTGGGACAGCATCCCCTGATATCGTGATTCCCTTAGGAGTAACGCCGCCAATCGAGCAACAACAAGGGAGAGCACGTACTGAATTGAAGATTCCCCATGACCAACCCTTAGTGTTGTTTATGTCTCGTATTGACCCGAAGAAGGGATTGGATTTACTTATCCCAGCTCTAGAGAAGCTATTAAACGAAGGATTCCAGTTTCACTTTGTCTTGGCGGGAACTAATCCTCAAGACCCAAGTTATGAAAATAGTATCATAGACCAGATAAAGGCTTCAAGTCTATCATCAAATACCACCATTACTGGTTTCGTGACCGGTGACTTGAAAGCAGCATTGTTAAATGATGCGGATGTATTTGTGCTGCCATCTTACTACGAAAACTTTGGGATTGCAGTAGCGGAAGCGATGGTGGCTGGGACAGCAGTGGTGATTTCTGACCAAGTCCATATTTGGGAAAACGTCAAAGATGCTGAAGCAGGATGGGTGAGTCCTTGCGAGGTTCAGGCTTTGACTAGACAGTTACGGGAAGCCCTTCAAAATAAAGAGGAATGCCAACTGCGGGGAGTCAAGGCTCAGGAGTATGCTTTAAAGCACTATAGTTGGAATGCGATCGCACAACAAATGATTCAGGTTTACCATCAAATTAGTCATTAG
- a CDS encoding transposase has translation MLTMTYEYKLEPTAEQIESIEQTLDICRSVWNFALRQRKDWCASRKSPINACSIQSEYIISADEPFPNYHKQAKQLTQAKKLYPHLKTVHSQVLQQTLRTLDRAWDDMKARGFGLPRFKNKYRMRSFVFPQLGKDPIRDDGIKFPKLGWVKWRQSRPIPFGFQVKQARIVRKASGYFVMLSLQLNVNVSSPMPHGHPRGLDLGFDKFVATSDAEEIKRPRFEITLQRKLKLLQRRLKNKQKGSNNRHKLNQKIARLHQRISDTRKDWHFKLAHHLCDGAGMIFVEDINFVSWQRGMLSKQSADAGFGQFVNILEWVCFRRDVYFAKVNKDGTSQTCPNCGAHTGKKTLDIRFHHCDECGYRTTRDVAASQVLRNRGLNAVGQTVVENVCGLEATGSIGHDTLVGTGRSRKPNSRELGIPSLKVTEHSEVARGRGGCQELMVPID, from the coding sequence ATGCTAACAATGACCTACGAGTACAAACTAGAACCAACTGCCGAACAGATTGAATCTATCGAGCAAACCCTAGATATTTGTCGTTCTGTCTGGAATTTTGCCCTTAGGCAGCGTAAAGATTGGTGTGCATCTCGTAAGTCACCTATTAATGCTTGTTCGATTCAATCCGAGTACATCATTTCTGCCGACGAACCATTTCCGAATTACCATAAGCAAGCCAAGCAATTAACTCAAGCCAAGAAACTCTATCCTCATCTGAAAACAGTTCACTCTCAAGTACTACAACAAACCCTAAGAACTTTAGATAGAGCTTGGGACGATATGAAAGCCAGAGGTTTTGGTTTGCCTCGCTTTAAGAATAAGTATCGGATGCGGTCGTTTGTCTTTCCACAGTTAGGAAAAGACCCAATTAGAGATGATGGGATTAAGTTCCCAAAACTGGGATGGGTGAAATGGCGACAGTCAAGGCCTATTCCCTTTGGGTTTCAAGTCAAGCAAGCGAGGATAGTTAGAAAAGCATCTGGTTACTTTGTGATGCTGTCACTACAGCTAAATGTCAATGTCTCTAGTCCCATGCCTCACGGTCATCCTAGAGGTTTGGACTTGGGGTTTGACAAGTTTGTAGCTACCAGTGATGCTGAAGAGATTAAGCGACCTCGATTTGAGATCACCCTACAGCGCAAGCTGAAATTGCTGCAACGTAGGCTAAAGAATAAGCAAAAAGGGTCAAATAATAGACACAAGCTAAACCAGAAAATAGCTAGACTACATCAGCGCATATCTGACACTCGTAAAGATTGGCACTTTAAACTAGCTCATCATTTGTGTGATGGTGCTGGCATGATATTTGTTGAAGATATTAATTTTGTCTCATGGCAAAGAGGAATGCTTTCAAAACAAAGTGCCGATGCTGGTTTCGGTCAATTTGTGAATATCCTAGAATGGGTTTGTTTTCGACGTGATGTGTATTTTGCCAAGGTCAATAAAGATGGCACGAGTCAGACTTGCCCTAATTGTGGCGCACACACTGGCAAAAAAACTCTAGATATTCGCTTTCACCACTGCGATGAGTGTGGATACAGAACCACAAGAGATGTAGCAGCTAGTCAGGTTCTTAGAAATAGAGGGTTAAATGCCGTCGGGCAGACGGTAGTAGAAAATGTCTGTGGACTGGAAGCGACGGGGAGTATCGGTCACGATACTCTAGTTGGCACGGGTCGAAGCAGAAAACCTAATTCGCGAGAGTTAGGAATCCCCTCCCTCAAAGTGACTGAGCATAGCGAAGTTGCGCGCGGGAGGGGAGGATGTCAAGAACTTATGGTTCCCATTGACTAG